Proteins co-encoded in one Govania unica genomic window:
- the groL gene encoding chaperonin GroEL (60 kDa chaperone family; promotes refolding of misfolded polypeptides especially under stressful conditions; forms two stacked rings of heptamers to form a barrel-shaped 14mer; ends can be capped by GroES; misfolded proteins enter the barrel where they are refolded when GroES binds): protein MAAKQVKFGADARERMLRGVDILANAVKVTLGPKGRNVVIEKSFGAPRITKDGVSVAKEIELKDKFENMGAQMVREVASKTNDIAGDGTTTATVLAQSIVREGMKAVAAGMNPMDLRRGIDLAVEKVTADLESRSKKVTTNAEIAQVGTISANGEKDIGDMIAEAMQKVGKEGVITVEEAKSLASELDVVEGMQFDRGYLSPYFITNAEKMAVELEAPYILLHEDKLSNLQSILPLLEAVVQSGRPLLIIAEDVEGEALATLVVNKLRGGLKIAAVKAPGFGDRRKAMLEDIAILTGGQVISKDLGIKLETVTLDMLGHAKKITITKDDTTIVDGAGEKSGIEARCSQIRQQVELTSSDYDREKLQERLAKLAGGVAVIKVGGATEVEVKERKDRVDDALHATRAAVEEGIVPGGGTALLYAIRSLDGLAGQNSDQTVGIDIVRRALQSPARQIAENSGHDGAVVAGKILESTEVNFGFDAQKEVYCDLVKAGIIDPTKVVRTALQDAASIAGLLITTEALVADLPDDKPSMGGMPGGMGGMGGMGGMDF from the coding sequence ATGGCTGCAAAGCAAGTGAAATTTGGCGCTGATGCCCGTGAGCGCATGCTCCGTGGCGTTGATATTCTCGCCAACGCAGTAAAAGTGACCCTCGGTCCAAAGGGCCGCAACGTCGTGATCGAAAAGTCCTTCGGCGCTCCGCGCATCACCAAGGACGGCGTTTCGGTTGCTAAAGAAATCGAATTGAAAGACAAGTTCGAGAACATGGGCGCCCAGATGGTGCGTGAAGTGGCCTCGAAAACCAATGATATCGCTGGCGACGGCACCACCACCGCCACCGTTCTCGCTCAGTCCATCGTGCGTGAAGGCATGAAGGCTGTGGCCGCTGGCATGAACCCGATGGACCTCCGTCGCGGGATTGATCTGGCTGTGGAAAAGGTCACGGCTGACCTCGAGTCCCGCTCGAAGAAAGTCACCACCAACGCTGAAATCGCTCAGGTCGGCACCATTTCGGCCAACGGCGAAAAAGACATCGGCGACATGATTGCCGAAGCCATGCAAAAGGTTGGCAAAGAAGGCGTCATCACGGTTGAAGAAGCGAAAAGCCTCGCGTCAGAACTCGATGTCGTTGAAGGCATGCAGTTCGATCGCGGCTACCTGTCGCCTTACTTCATCACCAATGCCGAGAAGATGGCTGTCGAACTTGAAGCCCCTTACATTCTTCTCCATGAAGACAAGCTGTCGAACCTGCAAAGCATTCTGCCGCTTCTCGAAGCTGTGGTGCAGAGCGGCCGTCCGCTTCTCATCATCGCTGAAGACGTTGAAGGTGAAGCACTTGCCACCCTCGTCGTCAACAAGCTGCGCGGCGGCCTCAAGATCGCTGCTGTCAAGGCTCCGGGCTTCGGCGATCGCCGCAAGGCCATGCTGGAAGACATCGCTATCCTGACGGGTGGCCAGGTCATCTCCAAGGACCTCGGCATCAAGCTTGAAACCGTCACCCTCGACATGCTTGGCCATGCGAAGAAGATCACGATCACCAAAGACGACACCACGATCGTTGATGGCGCAGGCGAAAAAAGCGGTATCGAAGCTCGTTGCAGCCAGATCCGTCAGCAGGTCGAGCTCACAAGCTCTGATTATGACCGTGAAAAGCTGCAGGAACGTCTTGCCAAGCTCGCCGGTGGCGTAGCTGTGATCAAGGTCGGCGGCGCGACGGAAGTTGAAGTTAAGGAACGCAAGGATCGCGTTGACGATGCGCTGCACGCAACCCGCGCAGCTGTCGAAGAAGGCATCGTTCCTGGCGGCGGTACGGCTCTGCTTTATGCCATCCGTTCGCTTGATGGCCTGGCCGGTCAGAACTCCGACCAGACCGTCGGCATCGACATCGTGCGTCGTGCGCTGCAGTCGCCAGCTCGTCAGATCGCTGAAAACTCCGGCCATGACGGCGCCGTGGTTGCTGGCAAGATCCTTGAAAGCACTGAAGTCAACTTCGGCTTCGACGCTCAGAAGGAAGTCTATTGCGACCTCGTGAAGGCTGGCATCATCGACCCGACCAAGGTTGTGCGTACGGCTCTTCAGGACGCAGCTTCGATCGCTGGTCTGCTGATCACCACCGAAGCTCTGGTTGCTGATCTGCCGGACGACAAGCCTTCCATGGGCGGCATGCCAGGTGGCATGGGCGGTATGGGCGGCATGGGCGGTATGGACTTCTAA
- the hemF gene encoding oxygen-dependent coproporphyrinogen oxidase, with the protein MTDQMATPSPTDDQKAHAVAWFQSLRDQICAAFEAIEDDYDGPLRDMAPGRFERKSWIRDSHDGAADTGGGTMSIMKGRVFEKVGVNISTVHGSFAPEFAKSILGAEQNPNFWASGISLVAHMRSPLVPAVHMNTRHLVTSKSWFGGGADLNPALPNDQDTADFHAALKAACDAHDPTYHPRFKAWCDEYFFNKHRNEPRGVGGIFYDYLEDDWEANFAFTQDVGRAFLKVYPEIVRRHMNKPWTPEEREHLLIRRGRYAEFNLVYDRGTLFGLKTGGNIDAILMSLPPEAKWP; encoded by the coding sequence ATGACCGATCAGATGGCCACGCCCTCCCCCACCGATGACCAGAAAGCCCACGCCGTCGCCTGGTTCCAAAGCCTGCGCGACCAGATCTGCGCCGCCTTCGAAGCCATCGAGGATGACTATGACGGCCCGCTCAGGGACATGGCCCCCGGCCGCTTTGAACGCAAAAGCTGGATCCGCGACAGTCATGACGGTGCCGCAGACACCGGCGGCGGCACCATGTCGATCATGAAGGGCCGGGTGTTCGAAAAAGTCGGCGTCAATATTTCAACCGTGCATGGCAGTTTCGCCCCGGAATTCGCCAAATCCATTCTGGGTGCCGAGCAGAACCCGAATTTCTGGGCGTCCGGCATCTCGCTTGTGGCCCATATGCGCTCGCCCCTGGTGCCTGCGGTCCATATGAACACCCGCCATCTTGTCACCAGCAAAAGCTGGTTCGGCGGCGGCGCGGATCTCAACCCCGCCCTCCCGAACGATCAGGACACGGCGGACTTCCATGCCGCCCTCAAAGCCGCCTGCGACGCCCATGACCCGACCTATCACCCGCGCTTCAAAGCCTGGTGCGACGAGTATTTCTTCAACAAGCACAGAAACGAGCCACGCGGCGTCGGCGGCATTTTCTATGACTATCTTGAAGACGACTGGGAAGCGAATTTCGCCTTCACCCAGGACGTCGGCCGGGCCTTTCTCAAGGTCTATCCCGAGATCGTTCGCCGCCATATGAACAAGCCCTGGACCCCGGAAGAACGCGAACATCTGCTGATCCGCCGCGGCCGCTATGCCGAGTTCAACCTGGTCTATGACCGCGGCACCCTGTTCGGTCTCAAAACCGGCGGCAACATCGATGCCATCCTGATGTCCCTGCCGCCCGAAGCCAAATGGCCGTGA
- a CDS encoding tRNA (cytidine(34)-2'-O)-methyltransferase encodes MRLALFQPDIPPNTGTMLRMSACFGIPVDVIEPCGFPFSEAALRRAGMDYLDKVQLTRHLDWQNFLATIGHGRADGPRLVLLTTKSAVPHTDLIYRKDDILLVGQESAGAPPEVHAAAGARVRIPMQAGTRSLNVAISAAIVLAEALRQTGGWPQDDQIEQGTTP; translated from the coding sequence ATGAGATTAGCCCTTTTTCAGCCCGACATCCCTCCGAACACCGGCACCATGCTGCGCATGAGCGCCTGTTTCGGCATTCCCGTCGATGTCATCGAACCCTGTGGCTTCCCCTTCAGCGAGGCGGCGCTCCGGCGGGCGGGCATGGACTATCTGGACAAGGTGCAGCTGACCCGGCATCTTGACTGGCAAAATTTTCTCGCAACCATCGGCCACGGCCGGGCGGACGGCCCCAGGCTCGTTCTCCTCACCACCAAAAGCGCCGTCCCGCATACGGATTTGATCTATCGCAAGGACGATATCCTGCTTGTGGGTCAAGAAAGTGCCGGCGCCCCACCCGAAGTGCATGCCGCGGCCGGAGCCCGGGTGCGCATCCCCATGCAAGCGGGGACACGTTCCCTCAATGTGGCGATCTCGGCCGCCATCGTGCTGGCCGAAGCACTCAGACAAACCGGCGGCTGGCCGCAGGACGACCAAATAGAACAAGGAACAACCCCATGA
- the petA gene encoding ubiquinol-cytochrome c reductase iron-sulfur subunit, giving the protein MATEDQAKSGDGDVTRRDFLYVATGTLAAVGTAAAAWPLIDQMNPSADVLAMSSTEVDLSAIAVGQSVTVMWRGKPVFVRHRTAKEIAEAEATNISDMRDPQADKDRVQKPEWLIMVGVCTHLGCVPLGEAGGTWFCPCHGSHYDTSGRIVKGPAPKNLEVPQYVFLNDTTVKIG; this is encoded by the coding sequence ATGGCCACTGAAGATCAAGCCAAGAGTGGAGACGGCGACGTCACACGTCGCGATTTTCTGTATGTCGCGACCGGAACGCTTGCCGCGGTCGGTACGGCTGCAGCGGCCTGGCCGCTTATTGATCAAATGAATCCGTCGGCCGACGTGCTGGCGATGTCGTCGACGGAAGTTGATCTGTCGGCCATCGCGGTCGGCCAGAGCGTTACCGTCATGTGGCGCGGCAAGCCGGTGTTCGTGCGTCATCGCACGGCCAAGGAAATCGCCGAAGCCGAGGCGACCAATATTTCCGATATGCGAGATCCGCAGGCTGACAAGGATCGCGTCCAGAAGCCGGAATGGCTGATCATGGTCGGCGTCTGCACCCATCTTGGGTGCGTGCCGCTCGGTGAAGCTGGCGGTACCTGGTTCTGCCCGTGTCATGGGTCGCACTATGACACCTCGGGCCGTATCGTGAAGGGCCCGGCCCCGAAGAACCTTGAGGTTCCGCAATACGTGTTTCTCAATGATACGACCGTAAAGATCGGCTAA
- a CDS encoding cytochrome b, with protein sequence MASSNYEPKNPVLRAFNQQLPILSLVHGSLGAGYRAPKNLNYFWNFGSLAGVCLVVQILTGIILAMHYTPHTTLAFSSVEHIMRDVNYGWLLRYVHANGASMFFVVVYVHIFRGLYYGSYRSPRETLWFLGIIIYLLMMATGFMGYVLPWGQMSFWGATVITNLFSAFPVVGESIVQLLWGGFAVDNPTLNRFFSLHYLLPFVIAGVVVLHIWALHIPGSNNPLGIDVKGKQDTVPFYPYYISKDALGLGVFLLVFAFFVFFAPNFLGHPDNYIPANPMVTPTHIVPEWYYLPFYAILRAIPDKLMGVIAMFASILILFAMPWLDGSSARSSKFRPLYRFFLFLFLAVALFLGYCGSKSPDDVLHLAGLDIPFLLLSRIASFYYFAFFLLIVPIVSRREVPLPLPKSINDYVLGNKAKSAS encoded by the coding sequence ATGGCTTCGAGTAATTATGAGCCCAAGAATCCCGTCTTACGGGCTTTCAACCAGCAGCTTCCTATTCTGTCGCTGGTGCATGGATCGTTGGGGGCGGGCTACAGAGCTCCCAAAAACCTGAACTATTTCTGGAACTTCGGTTCCCTGGCCGGGGTCTGCCTTGTTGTGCAGATCCTCACCGGCATCATCCTTGCGATGCATTACACCCCGCATACCACGCTCGCCTTTTCGAGCGTCGAGCATATCATGCGCGACGTGAACTACGGCTGGTTGCTGCGTTATGTGCATGCAAACGGGGCCTCGATGTTCTTTGTCGTGGTCTATGTCCATATCTTCCGCGGTCTTTACTACGGGTCATACCGTAGCCCGCGTGAAACCCTGTGGTTCCTTGGTATCATCATTTATCTTCTGATGATGGCGACCGGTTTCATGGGTTACGTGCTTCCGTGGGGCCAGATGAGCTTCTGGGGCGCCACCGTGATCACCAACCTGTTCAGCGCCTTCCCCGTGGTCGGCGAGAGCATCGTTCAGCTCCTTTGGGGCGGTTTCGCGGTAGACAATCCGACGCTCAATCGTTTCTTCAGCCTGCATTATCTGCTGCCGTTCGTGATCGCCGGTGTTGTTGTGCTCCATATCTGGGCGCTGCATATTCCGGGTTCGAACAATCCGCTCGGCATCGATGTGAAGGGCAAACAGGATACGGTTCCGTTCTATCCCTATTACATCTCGAAGGATGCTCTGGGCCTCGGCGTGTTCCTGCTGGTTTTCGCCTTCTTCGTATTCTTTGCGCCGAACTTCCTCGGGCATCCGGACAACTACATTCCGGCCAACCCGATGGTGACCCCGACGCATATCGTTCCGGAATGGTATTATCTGCCGTTCTACGCGATCCTGCGGGCGATCCCGGACAAACTGATGGGCGTTATCGCCATGTTCGCGTCGATCCTGATCCTGTTCGCCATGCCGTGGCTTGACGGATCAAGCGCCCGGTCGTCGAAGTTCCGTCCGCTCTATCGGTTCTTCCTCTTCCTCTTCCTCGCGGTGGCTTTGTTCCTCGGCTATTGCGGTTCGAAGTCCCCGGACGACGTGCTGCATCTTGCAGGTCTGGATATTCCGTTCCTGCTGCTGTCGCGGATTGCATCGTTCTATTACTTCGCGTTCTTCCTGCTGATCGTACCGATTGTCAGTCGTCGTGAAGTGCCGCTGCCATTGCCGAAAAGCATTAACGACTATGTCCTCGGCAACAAAGCCAAGTCGGCCTCGTAA
- a CDS encoding cytochrome c1 — protein sequence MKTMIKTAKLALAVVAAVVVATSAQASGAVKLKDVSWSFEGPFGEYNKAELQRGFQVYKEVCSACHSLHSIAFRNLADLGFSEAEVKAIAKGYEVQDGPDKDGEMFNRAARPSDHIPGPYANEQQGRAANGGSLPPDLSLMAKARANGPAYIYSLLTGYVDAPADFTVLEGMHYNTYFPGHSIAMPPPLSADQVTYADGTKASVEQMSHDLSAFLMWAAEPKLEQRHELGFKVMIFLVLLTVLFYFANRKVWGPVKRGEDI from the coding sequence ATGAAGACGATGATCAAAACTGCCAAGCTCGCCCTTGCTGTCGTTGCCGCTGTGGTTGTTGCCACCTCGGCTCAGGCGTCGGGAGCTGTGAAGCTGAAGGACGTGAGCTGGTCCTTCGAAGGCCCGTTCGGGGAATATAACAAGGCCGAACTGCAACGCGGCTTCCAGGTTTACAAGGAAGTCTGCTCGGCCTGTCATTCCCTGCATAGCATTGCCTTCCGCAACCTCGCCGATCTTGGCTTCTCGGAAGCTGAAGTGAAGGCGATTGCCAAGGGCTATGAAGTTCAGGACGGTCCGGACAAGGACGGCGAGATGTTCAACCGTGCGGCGCGTCCGTCGGATCACATCCCCGGTCCTTATGCCAACGAACAGCAGGGCCGCGCCGCCAATGGCGGGTCTTTGCCGCCGGATCTTTCGCTGATGGCCAAGGCCCGGGCGAATGGTCCTGCTTATATCTACTCGCTGCTGACAGGCTATGTGGATGCTCCGGCCGATTTCACGGTTCTGGAAGGCATGCATTACAACACCTATTTCCCCGGTCATAGCATTGCCATGCCGCCGCCTTTGAGCGCCGATCAGGTGACCTATGCCGACGGAACCAAGGCAAGCGTCGAGCAGATGTCGCACGACCTCTCGGCCTTCCTGATGTGGGCAGCCGAGCCGAAGCTTGAACAGCGCCATGAGCTGGGCTTCAAGGTCATGATCTTCCTCGTGTTGCTGACGGTGCTGTTCTACTTTGCAAATCGCAAGGTCTGGGGCCCGGTCAAGCGCGGCGAAGACATCTGA
- a CDS encoding S-methyl-5'-thioadenosine phosphorylase, with amino-acid sequence MGVLGIIGGSGLYDLPGLGEDWRGDEPFGPPSAAPRLGRIGGQDVAFLPRHGAGHRLPPSAINYRANIDALKRLGVTDILSISACGSLREDLAPGSFVLVDQFIDRTIDREKSFFGPGCVGHVGLADPVCSRLGDMVAASLAHLGLPWHRGGTYLAMEGPQFSTRAESRLYRQWGADVIGMTNMPEAKLAREAEICYATVAMVTDYDSWHDERETVELAQILKVMQDNARHARSLVQSVATRLGELIRPEICPAGCDRALEGALVTAVDQRDPALLARLDAVAGRVLRAGGGQ; translated from the coding sequence ATGGGTGTTTTGGGGATTATCGGCGGCAGCGGGCTTTACGATCTGCCGGGCCTTGGCGAGGATTGGCGGGGAGACGAGCCGTTCGGGCCACCGTCGGCCGCCCCGCGTCTTGGGCGTATTGGCGGGCAGGACGTGGCCTTTCTGCCGCGTCATGGGGCGGGTCATCGCCTGCCACCCTCGGCCATCAATTACCGCGCCAATATTGATGCCCTGAAGCGGCTCGGCGTGACAGATATCCTGTCCATCAGCGCCTGCGGCTCGCTGCGCGAGGATCTGGCCCCGGGAAGTTTTGTGCTGGTGGATCAGTTCATCGACCGCACGATTGATCGTGAGAAAAGCTTTTTCGGTCCCGGTTGTGTCGGCCATGTTGGGCTCGCTGATCCGGTCTGTTCGCGGCTTGGCGATATGGTCGCGGCCTCGCTTGCCCATCTGGGGCTGCCCTGGCATCGCGGCGGCACTTACCTTGCCATGGAGGGACCGCAGTTTTCGACCCGCGCCGAATCCCGGCTCTATCGACAATGGGGGGCGGATGTCATCGGCATGACCAATATGCCCGAGGCCAAGCTCGCCCGCGAGGCTGAGATCTGTTACGCGACGGTGGCCATGGTTACCGATTATGATAGCTGGCATGACGAACGCGAGACCGTGGAACTGGCCCAAATTCTCAAGGTGATGCAGGACAATGCGCGCCATGCCCGGAGCCTGGTGCAAAGCGTGGCAACCCGGCTCGGCGAGCTTATCCGGCCGGAAATCTGCCCGGCTGGCTGTGACCGTGCGCTTGAGGGGGCGTTGGTGACGGCTGTCGATCAACGTGATCCGGCTTTGCTCGCCCGCCTCGATGCCGTGGCCGGGCGGGTTCTTCGCGCGGGGGGCGGGCAATGA
- a CDS encoding adenine phosphoribosyltransferase has protein sequence MSDWIKSRIRSIPDYPKPGIMFCDITTLLKDAQGFRKAVDELVQPYAGLGITKVAGIEARGFILGGAVAHQLSVGFVPVRKKGKLPAAVLGVDYALEYGTDRLEIHADALSAGDRVLIVDDLIATGGTALATLDLLRRVGAEVVAAAFIINLPDLGGALKLESMGCPVRCLCDFPGH, from the coding sequence ATGAGCGACTGGATCAAATCCCGCATCCGCAGCATTCCGGACTATCCGAAACCCGGTATCATGTTCTGCGATATCACCACCCTGCTCAAGGACGCGCAGGGATTCCGGAAAGCTGTGGACGAATTGGTGCAGCCTTATGCCGGGCTTGGCATCACCAAAGTGGCGGGGATCGAAGCGCGCGGCTTCATCCTCGGCGGCGCGGTGGCCCATCAGTTAAGTGTCGGCTTCGTGCCGGTGCGAAAAAAGGGTAAACTGCCGGCGGCGGTTCTCGGCGTCGATTATGCGCTTGAGTATGGAACGGATCGGCTCGAAATCCATGCCGATGCGCTGTCGGCGGGGGATCGTGTGTTGATTGTGGATGATCTGATCGCCACGGGCGGCACGGCGCTTGCAACTCTCGATCTTTTGCGCAGGGTCGGGGCTGAGGTTGTGGCGGCGGCGTTCATCATCAATCTGCCGGATTTAGGGGGAGCTTTGAAGCTCGAATCAATGGGGTGTCCTGTGCGCTGTTTGTGCGATTTCCCGGGGCATTGA
- a CDS encoding sulfate ABC transporter substrate-binding protein, producing the protein MSFLSQTRRRFSAALIGLTLAGTMLSSGIAHADITLLNVSYDPTRELYKGYNALFTKYWKEKTGERVMIRQSHGGSGKQARSVVDGLDADVVTLALGSDIDEIARRTGKIPADWQSKLPHNSSPYTSTILFLVRKGNPKQVKDWNDLVKPGIQVVTPNPKTSGGARWNYLAAWAYADKLYNGDETKVRGFISALYKNVPVLDTGARGSTTTFVQRGIGDVLVAWENEALLALKELGPDKFEIIAPSLSILAEPPVAVVEGNAKAKKSEVQAKAYLAYLYSPEAQKLIAKNYYRPVDEKYADPVDLKNFSKLNLVTIDGAFGGWSKVQVKHFGDGGIFDQIYRPKGR; encoded by the coding sequence ATGTCATTTTTATCGCAGACGCGCCGCAGGTTTAGCGCGGCCCTGATCGGCCTGACGCTTGCGGGGACGATGCTCAGCTCCGGCATAGCTCATGCGGACATCACCTTGTTGAACGTGTCCTACGATCCGACGCGGGAGCTTTACAAGGGTTACAACGCGCTGTTCACCAAATACTGGAAGGAAAAAACCGGTGAGAGGGTGATGATCCGTCAGTCGCACGGCGGGTCGGGCAAGCAGGCTCGCTCGGTCGTAGATGGGCTTGATGCCGATGTGGTGACCTTGGCGCTCGGCTCGGACATCGATGAAATCGCCCGCCGCACTGGCAAAATTCCGGCCGACTGGCAGTCCAAACTGCCCCATAACAGCTCGCCCTATACCTCGACCATCCTGTTCCTGGTGCGCAAGGGTAACCCCAAGCAGGTCAAGGACTGGAACGACCTTGTGAAGCCGGGCATTCAGGTTGTCACGCCGAACCCTAAGACCTCGGGCGGGGCGCGCTGGAACTATCTGGCCGCCTGGGCCTATGCGGATAAACTCTATAACGGTGACGAGACCAAGGTTCGTGGCTTTATTTCGGCCCTCTATAAGAACGTCCCGGTGCTGGATACCGGCGCCCGCGGCTCGACCACCACATTCGTGCAGCGCGGCATCGGCGACGTGCTGGTGGCCTGGGAAAATGAGGCGCTGCTGGCGCTGAAAGAACTCGGTCCTGACAAGTTCGAAATCATTGCCCCCTCGCTCAGCATTCTGGCCGAACCGCCGGTTGCCGTGGTCGAAGGCAATGCCAAAGCCAAGAAGTCCGAAGTGCAGGCCAAGGCTTATCTCGCCTATCTCTATTCGCCTGAAGCGCAGAAGCTGATCGCCAAGAACTATTACCGTCCGGTCGATGAGAAATATGCCGATCCGGTGGACCTGAAGAACTTCTCCAAACTCAATCTGGTCACTATTGACGGGGCTTTTGGTGGCTGGAGCAAGGTTCAGGTGAAGCATTTCGGGGATGGCGGGATCTTCGATCAGATCTATCGTCCGAAGGGCAGATAA
- a CDS encoding OprO/OprP family phosphate-selective porin, with product MRRSIYAQKILTHTALAGGLFLALTGGAQADDTALLNRLQVLEDTIKALQSELAAVKAEAQAAHVQAGQAAQAQVASAKTGTKIDFKPSPSFTSEDGSASFKIRGRIQTDAAVYHVREGDTSFANGTDLRALWFGFEGSFANDWSYYAEADFSKGGRSDGAEIDVKNAYIQYRGFKNTKITAGQHKVPLSFEQLTSSGQLTFLERPTPVNAFTDRVTASGDYKLGLSTAYAARNWTVAGGLFGENSSVLGSGRANEGWGVAGRITAAPIQEPGKVLHLGASGSWRKVQSNGSVRFRDRPELAIDSSPTARLIDTGPISADDYVFAGAELGGIWGPITVQSEYLWTRVNQNQPNLSSVSFDGAYVQLSWLLTGERRGYKDGLFARVQPTRDFSLKNGGTGAFELSGRFDTTDLNDANIRGGTEDNYTLGLTWYANSYVKTQVNWVRFDANKAGVVTKGDAVAVRFAIDW from the coding sequence ATGAGACGCTCGATCTATGCCCAAAAAATACTCACACATACGGCTTTGGCCGGGGGGCTGTTTCTGGCCCTGACGGGTGGGGCGCAGGCGGATGATACAGCTCTTCTCAATCGCTTGCAGGTTCTTGAAGACACCATCAAGGCTTTGCAATCGGAACTCGCGGCGGTGAAAGCCGAAGCCCAGGCGGCCCATGTTCAGGCGGGGCAGGCTGCTCAGGCTCAAGTTGCGTCGGCCAAGACCGGCACCAAGATTGACTTCAAACCCTCGCCAAGCTTCACCAGTGAAGATGGATCGGCCAGTTTCAAAATCCGGGGCCGCATCCAGACGGATGCCGCAGTTTACCATGTCCGCGAAGGGGATACTTCCTTCGCGAACGGCACCGATCTGCGGGCACTCTGGTTCGGGTTTGAAGGCAGTTTTGCCAATGACTGGAGCTATTATGCCGAAGCCGACTTCTCAAAGGGCGGCCGGTCGGATGGTGCGGAAATCGATGTCAAGAACGCCTATATCCAGTATCGCGGCTTCAAGAACACCAAGATCACCGCCGGTCAGCATAAGGTTCCGCTGTCGTTCGAACAGCTTACGAGTTCAGGTCAGTTGACCTTTCTTGAACGGCCGACCCCGGTCAATGCCTTTACCGACCGCGTCACGGCGTCAGGGGATTACAAGCTCGGTCTGTCGACGGCTTACGCGGCCAGGAACTGGACCGTTGCAGGCGGTCTTTTCGGCGAAAACTCATCGGTTCTGGGGTCCGGCCGCGCCAATGAAGGCTGGGGCGTGGCGGGTCGCATTACCGCCGCACCGATCCAGGAGCCGGGCAAGGTTCTGCATCTCGGGGCCTCAGGTTCCTGGCGCAAGGTTCAGAGCAATGGTTCCGTTCGCTTCCGCGATCGGCCGGAACTTGCGATCGACAGCTCGCCCACGGCCCGTCTGATTGATACCGGACCAATTTCCGCCGATGATTACGTCTTCGCGGGCGCCGAGCTTGGCGGCATCTGGGGCCCGATCACCGTGCAGAGCGAATATCTCTGGACCAGGGTCAATCAAAATCAGCCGAATCTGTCGAGCGTTTCGTTCGATGGTGCTTATGTCCAGCTGTCCTGGCTTCTGACCGGGGAGCGGCGGGGGTATAAGGACGGCCTGTTCGCTCGTGTTCAACCGACCCGTGATTTTTCTTTGAAAAACGGTGGTACCGGGGCTTTTGAACTTTCCGGGCGCTTTGACACCACCGATTTGAATGATGCTAATATCCGGGGCGGCACGGAAGATAATTACACGCTGGGGCTGACATGGTATGCCAACAGCTATGTTAAGACCCAGGTCAACTGGGTCCGCTTTGACGCGAACAAGGCCGGGGTCGTTACCAAGGGGGATGCAGTTGCGGTGCGTTTCGCAATTGATTGGTAA
- the cysT gene encoding sulfate ABC transporter permease subunit CysT → MAAKGIFKRRRKSIIPGFGLALGFTLSYLGLIVLIPLAGLVIKAAGLGASEFWAIASDERTVRALKLSFGASLIAASLNAVFGLLVAWVVVRYDFPGRRLFDAVIDLPFALPTAVAGIALTAIYAPNGWIGQYLAEYGIKVAFTPVGIVVALTFIGLPFVVRTVQPVLEEIDKEVEEASATLGATRLQTLSRVVLPTLAPALLTGFALALARAVGEYGSVIFIAGNIPYQSEIAPLLIVIKLEEFDYAGATVVAVSMLAISFGVLLVINLIQAWSRGRYGQN, encoded by the coding sequence ATGGCGGCAAAGGGGATATTCAAGCGTCGACGCAAGTCGATCATCCCGGGATTCGGCCTCGCGCTTGGGTTTACGCTGTCCTATCTCGGGCTGATTGTCCTTATTCCTTTGGCTGGTTTGGTGATCAAGGCAGCAGGGCTCGGCGCGTCGGAGTTCTGGGCTATCGCGTCTGACGAACGCACCGTCCGGGCTTTGAAGCTCAGCTTCGGGGCCTCGCTGATTGCGGCGTCCTTGAATGCTGTGTTCGGGCTTTTGGTGGCCTGGGTGGTGGTGCGCTATGATTTTCCCGGACGGCGGCTGTTTGATGCCGTAATCGATCTTCCTTTTGCCTTGCCGACGGCGGTGGCGGGGATCGCGCTTACGGCGATTTATGCCCCGAACGGCTGGATCGGCCAGTATCTCGCGGAATACGGCATCAAGGTCGCCTTTACCCCGGTGGGCATCGTGGTGGCCTTGACCTTCATCGGTCTGCCCTTCGTGGTGCGCACGGTGCAGCCGGTGCTTGAGGAAATCGACAAAGAGGTCGAGGAAGCGTCAGCCACCCTCGGCGCGACGCGGTTGCAGACCCTCAGCCGGGTGGTGTTGCCGACCCTTGCTCCCGCACTTTTGACCGGCTTCGCCCTTGCGCTCGCGCGGGCGGTCGGTGAGTATGGTTCGGTCATTTTTATTGCGGGCAATATCCCCTATCAGTCGGAAATCGCTCCCTTGCTGATCGTCATCAAGCTTGAGGAGTTCGACTATGCCGGAGCCACGGTGGTTGCAGTCTCCATGCTGGCCATATCGTTCGGGGTCCTTCTTGTGATCAATCTCATTCAGGCCTGGAGCCGTGGTCGTTATGGCCAGAACTGA